One window from the genome of Pandoraea fibrosis encodes:
- a CDS encoding nuclear transport factor 2 family protein: MAGKHIDVVRERESARFDAMVEGDVEQLDALLADGLHYVHSNGKRETKREFLDALTSGRRRYLDIDIRAQELRQFGDTVVVTGKLKIELETATGSLESQMAYTAVHVLEADEWHLISWQATRMASAE, translated from the coding sequence ATGGCGGGAAAGCACATTGACGTAGTGCGCGAGCGCGAATCCGCGCGTTTCGACGCAATGGTTGAGGGGGACGTCGAACAACTCGACGCGCTCCTGGCAGACGGCCTTCACTACGTTCATTCAAACGGCAAACGCGAAACCAAGCGCGAATTCCTCGACGCCCTGACCTCGGGCCGCCGTCGATATCTGGACATCGATATCCGGGCGCAAGAACTCCGACAGTTTGGCGACACCGTGGTCGTTACCGGCAAGCTCAAGATCGAACTGGAAACCGCGACCGGCTCGCTTGAGTCGCAAATGGCCTATACGGCGGTCCACGTGCTCGAGGCCGACGAATGGCACCTCATCTCATGGCAGGCGACCCGCATGGCGTCGGCCGAATGA
- the rpoH gene encoding RNA polymerase sigma factor RpoH yields MSTAATLHPTTPATGTAPNSRALALAPSALMLPGSLGNIDSYIQAVHRIPLLTAEEEQSLAKRLRESDDLDAARQLVLSHLRLVVSIARNYLGYGLPHADLIQEGNIGLMKAVKRFDPTQGVRLVSYAMHWIKAEIHEYVLRNWRTVKVATTKAQRKLFFNLRSQKQGLQAFTPEEIDQVARDLNVKREDVVEMETRMSGGDIALEGHSDDSDSPSFAPIAYLADSHQEPTAVIAARERDHLQSDGLQTALGRLDPRSRRIIEARWLSVADDGSGGATLHELADEFGVSAERIRQIEVAAMKKMKGALQAYA; encoded by the coding sequence TTGAGTACTGCCGCCACTTTGCATCCGACGACGCCGGCCACCGGCACGGCGCCGAATTCTCGTGCCCTTGCTCTCGCCCCGTCGGCATTGATGCTGCCGGGCAGTCTGGGCAATATCGACAGCTATATTCAGGCTGTCCACCGCATTCCCCTGCTCACCGCCGAGGAAGAGCAGTCGCTCGCCAAACGCCTGCGGGAAAGCGACGACCTCGATGCCGCCCGCCAGCTCGTGCTCTCGCACCTGCGTCTGGTGGTCTCGATCGCGCGCAATTACCTCGGCTATGGGCTGCCGCACGCCGACCTGATCCAGGAAGGCAACATCGGCCTGATGAAGGCCGTGAAGCGCTTCGATCCCACTCAGGGTGTGCGACTCGTGTCGTACGCCATGCATTGGATCAAGGCCGAGATTCACGAATACGTGCTGCGCAACTGGCGCACGGTCAAGGTCGCCACGACCAAGGCTCAGCGCAAGCTGTTCTTCAATCTGCGCAGCCAGAAGCAGGGCCTGCAGGCATTCACGCCGGAAGAGATCGACCAGGTCGCCCGCGATCTGAATGTGAAGCGCGAAGACGTCGTCGAGATGGAAACGCGCATGTCGGGTGGCGATATCGCCCTCGAAGGGCACAGCGACGATAGCGATAGCCCGAGCTTCGCCCCCATCGCGTACCTCGCCGACTCGCATCAGGAGCCGACCGCCGTGATCGCCGCGCGCGAGCGTGACCATCTGCAAAGCGACGGCCTGCAAACCGCGCTTGGCCGCCTCGACCCGCGCAGCCGCCGCATCATCGAAGCGCGCTGGTTGTCGGTCGCCGACGACGGCAGCGGTGGCGCCACGTTGCATGAACTGGCCGACGAGTTCGGTGTGTCTGCCGAGCGCATCCGTCAGATCGAAGTCGCCGCCATGAAGAAGATGAAAGGCGCGTTGCAAGCCTACGCGTAA
- a CDS encoding LysE/ArgO family amino acid transporter, with protein sequence MVDPAFWRGMALGASLIMAIGAQNAFVLRQGILKRHVGLVVAVCAVCDMALIAAGVAGMGGLIAAYPSFLAAVTWGGAAFLFWYGLRAWRAALRGAGALQADGSHAATQEMTWQRAFVLVLMLSLLNPHVYLDTVILLGGIGAREASPGNVWFAAGAMTASVLWFTLLGYGARLLAPLFSRARAWQILDGIVGMMMWGLCAGLVAQQL encoded by the coding sequence ATGGTCGACCCGGCTTTCTGGCGGGGCATGGCGCTTGGCGCCAGCCTCATCATGGCGATTGGTGCGCAGAACGCGTTTGTGCTGCGGCAGGGCATTCTGAAGCGTCACGTGGGCCTGGTGGTGGCCGTGTGCGCCGTCTGCGACATGGCGTTGATCGCGGCTGGCGTGGCCGGGATGGGCGGCCTCATTGCTGCCTATCCGAGCTTCCTCGCGGCGGTGACGTGGGGCGGTGCGGCGTTCCTGTTCTGGTATGGCCTGCGCGCGTGGCGTGCGGCGTTGCGTGGGGCGGGCGCGTTGCAGGCGGACGGTAGCCATGCCGCTACGCAGGAGATGACGTGGCAACGCGCGTTCGTCCTCGTGCTGATGCTCTCGTTGCTCAACCCGCACGTGTATCTCGATACGGTGATTCTGCTCGGCGGCATTGGCGCGCGCGAGGCGTCGCCCGGTAACGTGTGGTTCGCGGCGGGCGCGATGACCGCGTCCGTGCTGTGGTTCACGCTGCTGGGCTACGGTGCACGCTTGCTCGCGCCGTTGTTCTCGCGGGCGCGAGCGTGGCAGATCCTCGACGGCATCGTCGGCATGATGATGTGGGGACTTTGCGCAGGGCTCGTCGCTCAGCAGTTGTAA
- a CDS encoding SCO family protein — translation MNLAVIWLRRAMLLMGLTVLLAACGKAGPSFQSLDITGNKEFAQDFSLQDPQGKTRTLADYKGRAVVMFFGYTHCPDVCPTTMAELNQVMQKLGTDAQRVQVLFVTVDPQRDTAELMGQYVPAFNPAFVGLRPADEAALKEVTKSFRVVVNKVEGSTPNNYTIDHTAGIYVFDPNGQLRLFMRPDEPVDAMAKDLQTLLS, via the coding sequence ATGAATCTCGCTGTCATCTGGTTGCGTCGTGCGATGTTGTTGATGGGACTCACCGTGCTGCTCGCCGCGTGTGGCAAGGCAGGACCGTCGTTCCAGAGCCTGGATATCACCGGAAACAAGGAGTTCGCGCAGGACTTCTCGTTGCAGGACCCGCAAGGCAAGACACGCACGCTCGCCGACTACAAAGGCCGCGCGGTCGTCATGTTCTTCGGTTACACGCATTGCCCCGACGTCTGCCCGACCACGATGGCAGAACTCAATCAGGTCATGCAGAAGCTCGGTACGGATGCGCAACGCGTCCAGGTGCTCTTCGTGACCGTCGATCCGCAACGCGACACGGCGGAACTGATGGGCCAGTACGTGCCGGCGTTCAACCCGGCGTTCGTCGGCCTGCGCCCGGCCGACGAGGCGGCGCTCAAGGAAGTCACGAAGTCGTTCCGCGTGGTGGTCAACAAGGTGGAAGGCTCGACGCCGAACAACTACACCATCGATCACACCGCCGGTATCTATGTCTTCGATCCGAACGGTCAGTTGCGCCTGTTCATGCGCCCGGACGAACCGGTCGATGCGATGGCCAAGGATTTGCAGACGTTGCTGAGCTGA
- the cydX gene encoding cytochrome bd-I oxidase subunit CydX, with translation MWYFSWILGLGLALAFGIINVMWFEAHDDLERRSQEDS, from the coding sequence ATGTGGTACTTCTCTTGGATTCTCGGCCTCGGCCTCGCGCTCGCGTTCGGCATCATCAACGTGATGTGGTTCGAAGCGCACGACGACCTCGAACGCCGCAGTCAGGAAGACAGCTGA
- the maiA gene encoding maleylacetoacetate isomerase: MSTLYSYFRSSAAYRVRIALNLKGLDYDTAPVHLVRDGGEQLKPAYRALNVNGLVPTFIDGDANIHQSLAIIEYLEDVHPTPALLPADPVARAQVRALALDIAADIHPIDNLRVLRYLKHDLGVSEAQKNAWYVHWIVEGFTALEARLASQSSQSSPGKFVFGDTPTLADCCLVPQVYNANRFNVDMTPFPRIAAVNAHCQTLDAFRRAAPEAQPDAE; encoded by the coding sequence ATGTCCACGCTGTACAGCTATTTCCGCAGTTCCGCCGCGTATCGTGTGCGGATCGCCCTGAATTTGAAGGGACTCGATTACGACACCGCACCCGTGCATCTGGTGCGTGACGGCGGCGAACAGCTCAAACCGGCGTACCGCGCGCTCAACGTGAATGGACTGGTGCCAACGTTCATCGACGGCGACGCGAACATTCACCAGTCGCTTGCCATCATCGAGTATCTGGAAGACGTGCATCCGACGCCCGCGCTCCTGCCGGCCGACCCGGTGGCGCGCGCTCAGGTGCGGGCACTGGCGCTGGACATTGCCGCCGACATCCACCCGATCGACAACCTGCGGGTGCTGCGTTACCTCAAGCACGATCTGGGCGTGAGCGAGGCGCAGAAGAACGCCTGGTACGTTCACTGGATCGTCGAGGGGTTCACGGCGCTGGAAGCGCGGCTGGCGTCGCAATCTTCGCAATCGTCGCCGGGCAAATTCGTCTTCGGCGACACGCCGACGTTGGCGGATTGCTGCCTCGTGCCGCAGGTCTACAACGCGAACCGCTTCAACGTGGACATGACGCCGTTCCCGCGCATTGCCGCCGTGAACGCTCACTGCCAGACGCTCGACGCCTTCCGTCGCGCCGCACCCGAAGCGCAACCCGACGCCGAGTAA
- the cyoE gene encoding heme o synthase, whose translation MKSTTLPHPPSSRIAQYWALTKPRVTQLAVFCAVIGMFLSTRGMVPWQVLIGGTIGIWLLAGSAFAVNCLIEQRVDALMRRTAWRPSARGEIAPWQIIVFSTILGAAGMVVLYTFTNALTMWLTLATFVGYALIYTIILKPSTPQNIVIGGASGAMPPALGWAAATGAVPADAWILVLIIFVWTPPHFWALALYRRQDYVNSGLPMLPITHGEKYTRLQILLYSVVLFAVSLLPFAHRMSGYLYLVSAVVLSGIFLGYAVKLWRHYSDELSRSMFRYSIVYLSLLFAALLIDHYVQIFLLG comes from the coding sequence ATGAAAAGCACGACCCTTCCCCATCCGCCGTCTAGCCGTATCGCACAATACTGGGCGTTGACCAAGCCCCGTGTGACGCAGCTCGCCGTCTTCTGCGCCGTTATCGGCATGTTCCTGTCCACGCGCGGCATGGTGCCGTGGCAGGTGCTGATCGGTGGCACCATCGGTATCTGGCTCCTCGCCGGCTCCGCCTTTGCTGTGAACTGCCTGATCGAACAACGCGTCGACGCGCTCATGCGCCGAACGGCGTGGCGTCCCTCCGCGCGCGGCGAGATTGCCCCGTGGCAGATCATCGTCTTCTCGACGATTCTGGGCGCGGCCGGCATGGTGGTGCTCTACACGTTCACCAACGCGCTCACGATGTGGCTCACGCTGGCCACGTTCGTCGGCTATGCGCTGATCTACACCATCATCCTCAAGCCTTCCACGCCGCAGAACATCGTGATCGGCGGTGCGTCGGGGGCGATGCCGCCGGCACTCGGCTGGGCCGCCGCCACCGGCGCCGTGCCTGCCGATGCGTGGATTCTGGTGCTCATCATCTTCGTCTGGACGCCGCCGCACTTCTGGGCGCTCGCGCTCTACCGCCGTCAGGATTATGTGAATTCGGGCCTGCCGATGCTGCCGATCACGCACGGCGAGAAGTACACGCGTCTGCAGATCCTGCTTTACAGCGTGGTGCTGTTCGCCGTGTCGCTGCTGCCGTTCGCCCATCGGATGAGCGGGTATCTGTATCTGGTCTCGGCGGTGGTGCTCTCGGGCATCTTCCTGGGCTATGCGGTCAAACTGTGGCGTCACTATTCCGACGAGCTCTCGCGTTCGATGTTCCGCTACTCGATCGTCTACCTGTCGCTGCTGTTCGCGGCACTGCTGATCGATCATTACGTTCAGATTTTCCTGCTCGGCTGA
- the cydB gene encoding cytochrome d ubiquinol oxidase subunit II produces the protein MDYTVLKLIWWVLIGVLLIGFAFFDGFDMGTATLLPFLGKTDAERRVIINTVAPTWEGNQVWFVTAGGAMFAAWPLVYAAAFSGLYWALLLVLFALFLRPVGFDYRNKLPSARWRNSWDWALFVGSVVPSLVFGVAFGNLLLGLPFSFDNTMRSTYTGSFWALLNPFALLCGLVSLLMLLTHGAAHLRMKADPVVAERAGRIMRLTALGTLLLFIVAGVLVATHVDGFAITQMGPTDSPANPLLKEVTTGAGLWLTNYHTYPWMIAAPVVACLCALLAALLATSRAYAWTFVVTGLMMAGIILTAGFSMFPFVMPSATSPGSSLTVWDATSSQLTLQIMLIAVIVFLPIILLYTGWVYRVIRGRVTIETVNDNPHTMY, from the coding sequence ATCGATTACACCGTACTCAAGCTGATCTGGTGGGTGCTCATCGGCGTGCTGCTGATCGGCTTCGCCTTCTTCGACGGCTTCGACATGGGCACGGCGACGCTGCTGCCTTTCCTCGGCAAGACCGACGCGGAGCGCCGCGTCATCATTAACACCGTAGCCCCAACGTGGGAAGGCAACCAGGTGTGGTTCGTGACGGCAGGCGGAGCGATGTTCGCCGCGTGGCCGCTCGTCTACGCTGCGGCGTTCTCCGGCCTGTACTGGGCACTGCTGCTGGTGCTCTTTGCGTTGTTCCTGCGCCCGGTCGGCTTCGACTACCGCAACAAGCTGCCCAGCGCACGCTGGCGCAATTCGTGGGATTGGGCGCTGTTCGTCGGTAGCGTGGTGCCGTCGCTGGTATTCGGCGTGGCCTTCGGCAATCTGCTGCTGGGGCTGCCGTTCTCCTTCGACAACACCATGCGCTCGACGTACACGGGCTCGTTCTGGGCCCTGCTCAACCCGTTCGCCCTGCTGTGCGGTCTGGTCAGTCTACTGATGCTGCTCACGCATGGCGCCGCACACCTGCGCATGAAGGCCGATCCGGTCGTGGCCGAGCGCGCCGGGCGCATCATGCGCCTGACCGCGCTGGGCACACTGCTGCTGTTCATCGTGGCGGGTGTGCTCGTCGCCACGCACGTCGACGGCTTCGCCATCACGCAGATGGGGCCGACCGACTCGCCGGCCAACCCGCTGCTCAAGGAAGTCACGACCGGCGCCGGCCTGTGGCTCACGAACTACCACACCTATCCGTGGATGATCGCGGCGCCGGTGGTGGCCTGTCTGTGCGCCCTGCTCGCGGCCCTGCTTGCAACCAGCCGCGCCTATGCCTGGACGTTCGTCGTGACCGGCCTGATGATGGCCGGCATCATCCTCACCGCCGGCTTCTCGATGTTCCCGTTCGTGATGCCCTCGGCCACGTCGCCGGGCAGCAGCCTCACGGTCTGGGATGCCACGTCCAGCCAGCTCACGTTGCAAATCATGCTGATCGCCGTGATCGTTTTCCTGCCCATCATCCTGCTCTACACCGGCTGGGTGTATCGCGTGATTCGTGGCCGCGTGACGATCGAGACGGTCAACGACAACCCGCACACGATGTACTGA
- the ybiB gene encoding DNA-binding protein YbiB yields MTSAPPFACAPLLKTIARGAKGARPLNADETRTLFDAILADRVAPAELGGVLIAYRIKGETPVELRAMLDAAHATFTPLAAPADAPPPVLLPSYNGARKQPNLTPLLALLLAREGIPTLVHGQHHSGANRVGTQAIFAALGHAACQSATEAEAALRTRRVAYLPIAALSPALERLLEMRAALGVRNSGHTVVKLLQPFAGPALRLVNYTHPEYRETLGEMFADAANSPAPGVLLARGTEGEPVADARRQTAIDGFSDGVYRLWQSAEEGATGIPPTLPASDAPATARWIEAVLAGDVDVPAPIARQVEVIRQALGLGITR; encoded by the coding sequence ATGACCTCTGCCCCTCCTTTTGCCTGCGCGCCGTTGCTCAAAACCATCGCCCGAGGGGCGAAAGGCGCACGGCCGCTCAACGCCGACGAGACGCGCACCCTGTTCGACGCCATCCTCGCCGATCGGGTGGCACCGGCCGAACTGGGCGGGGTGCTGATCGCCTATCGCATCAAGGGCGAAACGCCTGTCGAACTGCGCGCGATGCTCGACGCCGCGCACGCGACCTTCACGCCGCTCGCCGCACCGGCCGACGCGCCGCCGCCCGTCCTGCTCCCCAGCTACAACGGCGCGCGCAAGCAACCGAATCTCACGCCGCTGCTGGCGTTGCTGCTCGCCCGCGAAGGCATTCCGACGCTGGTGCATGGCCAGCATCACAGCGGCGCGAATCGCGTCGGCACACAGGCGATCTTTGCAGCATTGGGCCACGCCGCCTGCCAGTCGGCCACCGAGGCCGAGGCAGCACTGCGAACCCGTCGCGTCGCCTATCTGCCGATTGCCGCGCTCTCGCCCGCACTGGAGCGGCTACTGGAGATGCGTGCCGCGCTGGGCGTGCGCAACTCGGGCCATACGGTAGTGAAGCTGTTGCAACCGTTTGCCGGGCCGGCACTGCGGCTCGTGAACTACACGCACCCCGAATACCGGGAAACGCTTGGCGAAATGTTCGCCGACGCCGCCAACAGCCCGGCGCCCGGTGTGCTGCTGGCTCGCGGCACGGAAGGCGAACCGGTCGCCGATGCCCGCCGCCAGACCGCAATCGACGGGTTCTCGGATGGGGTGTATCGGTTGTGGCAATCCGCAGAGGAAGGCGCGACGGGCATACCGCCGACACTGCCCGCGTCCGATGCCCCCGCCACGGCCCGTTGGATTGAAGCCGTGCTGGCCGGCGACGTCGACGTGCCCGCACCCATTGCCCGGCAGGTCGAGGTGATTCGTCAGGCGTTGGGGCTGGGCATCACGCGGTGA
- the cydP gene encoding cytochrome oxidase putative small subunit CydP — protein sequence MDTHSPSSLKPPAPSAPVAASRSAAIVAWLITRWRTRPSRFMIEILIVLAIKVALLFILKHAFFDAPMARHMQLPPDVVARALIGPQAVEAQSPTPSQGVRHDQ from the coding sequence ATGGACACCCACTCTCCTAGCAGTCTGAAGCCTCCCGCGCCGAGCGCGCCCGTCGCGGCGTCGCGCAGCGCCGCCATCGTCGCCTGGCTGATCACGCGCTGGCGCACCCGCCCTTCCCGTTTCATGATCGAAATCCTGATCGTTCTCGCGATCAAGGTAGCACTCCTGTTCATTCTGAAGCACGCGTTCTTCGACGCCCCGATGGCCAGGCACATGCAGTTGCCGCCGGACGTCGTGGCTCGCGCCCTGATCGGGCCGCAAGCCGTCGAAGCGCAGTCCCCCACCCCAAGTCAAGGTGTCCGCCATGATCAGTAG
- a CDS encoding cytochrome ubiquinol oxidase subunit I, which produces MISSEVVDLSRLQFAITALYHFLFVPLTLGLSWLLVIMESVYVMTGKQIYKDMTQFWGKLFLINFAMGVTTGLTLEFQFGTNWAYYSHYVGDIFGVPLAIEGLMAFFLEATFVGLFFFGWNKLSRISHLATTFAVALGSNLSALWILVANGWMNNPVGAHFNYETMRMELNSIWEVIFNPVAQVKFVHTLSAGYVTAAMFVLGISAWYLLKRRDVPFALRSFAVAAGFGLASTLSVIVLGDESGYTTGEVQKVKLAAIEAEWETAKPPASFTLFGLPNQKEERTDFAVKIPWAMGLIATRSVDTPVIGLTQLRDEHKENIRRGMIAFAALEKLRSGDKSPAVRTEFDKYKDDLGYGLLLKKYTANVVDATPEQIHMAANDTIPPVAPVFWSFRIMVGLGFLFLFTFLWAFWLCARRRLLKPRSAWFLRWTVWAIPLPWLAAEFGWIVAEVGRQPWTIAGILPTHLSTSSLSASDLYMSLAGFIIFYTALLIIEMFLMVKYVKLGPSSLHTGRYHFETEGTNGTAIAGDRAATSV; this is translated from the coding sequence ATGATCAGTAGCGAAGTCGTTGACCTCTCGCGCTTGCAGTTCGCCATAACGGCGCTGTATCACTTCCTGTTCGTCCCGCTCACACTCGGGCTGTCCTGGCTGCTTGTCATCATGGAGTCGGTCTACGTGATGACCGGCAAGCAGATCTACAAGGACATGACCCAGTTCTGGGGCAAGCTCTTCCTGATCAACTTCGCGATGGGCGTGACCACGGGTCTTACGCTCGAATTCCAGTTCGGCACCAACTGGGCTTACTACTCGCATTACGTCGGCGACATCTTCGGTGTGCCACTCGCCATCGAAGGTCTGATGGCGTTCTTCCTTGAAGCCACGTTCGTCGGCCTGTTCTTCTTCGGATGGAACAAGCTCTCGCGCATTAGCCACCTTGCGACCACGTTTGCCGTGGCGCTGGGCTCGAACCTCTCGGCGCTGTGGATTCTCGTTGCCAACGGCTGGATGAACAATCCGGTCGGGGCGCACTTCAACTACGAGACCATGCGCATGGAGTTGAACAGCATCTGGGAAGTGATCTTTAACCCGGTGGCGCAGGTGAAGTTCGTCCACACGCTCTCGGCCGGTTATGTCACCGCCGCGATGTTCGTGCTCGGCATCTCGGCGTGGTACCTGCTCAAACGCCGCGACGTACCGTTCGCACTGCGCTCGTTCGCGGTGGCGGCCGGTTTTGGTCTGGCCTCGACGCTGTCGGTCATCGTGCTGGGTGACGAATCGGGCTACACCACCGGCGAAGTGCAGAAGGTCAAGCTCGCCGCCATTGAAGCGGAGTGGGAAACGGCCAAGCCGCCTGCCTCGTTCACGCTGTTCGGCTTGCCGAACCAGAAGGAAGAACGCACCGACTTCGCGGTGAAGATTCCCTGGGCCATGGGCCTCATCGCTACGCGCTCGGTCGACACCCCGGTGATCGGCCTCACACAACTGCGCGATGAGCATAAGGAGAACATCCGGCGTGGCATGATCGCCTTCGCGGCGCTCGAGAAGCTGCGCAGCGGCGACAAGTCACCGGCCGTGCGCACCGAGTTCGATAAGTACAAGGACGACCTCGGCTACGGCCTGCTGCTCAAGAAGTACACCGCGAACGTGGTCGACGCCACGCCGGAGCAGATCCACATGGCGGCCAACGACACGATCCCGCCGGTGGCGCCCGTGTTCTGGTCGTTCCGCATCATGGTTGGACTGGGCTTCCTGTTCCTGTTCACCTTCCTGTGGGCCTTCTGGCTGTGCGCACGCCGCCGTCTGCTCAAGCCGCGTTCGGCCTGGTTCCTGCGCTGGACCGTCTGGGCGATTCCGCTGCCCTGGCTGGCCGCCGAATTCGGCTGGATCGTGGCCGAAGTGGGCCGTCAGCCGTGGACCATCGCCGGCATTCTGCCGACGCACCTCTCGACGTCGTCGCTCTCGGCAAGCGACCTGTATATGAGCCTCGCGGGTTTCATCATCTTCTACACCGCGCTGCTCATCATTGAAATGTTCCTGATGGTGAAGTACGTCAAGCTCGGCCCGTCGTCGCTGCACACCGGCCGCTACCACTTCGAGACAGAAGGCACGAACGGTACCGCCATCGCCGGCGACCGTGCGGCGACTTCGGTCTGA